From Carnobacterium alterfunditum DSM 5972:
AAAAAAGCTTTAGCAATCTTATTTTATTGTGTGTTATTCAACTTAATCGGCGGAATTATTGCAAGTTTAGTTATATCTTTCACCTATAAGTTTCACGCATTGCCAAGCGACCATTTTCTGTTTACTGCGGTAGCCGGAAAATTAGCTAAAACGCCTGTACAAGTCTTTTCAGAAGGTATTTTTGCAAATATTATTGTTAATACAGCCGTTTATTGTACGATACGAATGAAAGATGATGCTGGTAAAATTATTGCGATGATCTTCATCATTTTCATTTTTGCTTATCTAGGCTTTGAACACGTTATTGCCAATTTTTCTTCATTTTCATTAGCCTTTTTTGCTTCTGGCGGAACAGTCCCTGGTATGACGTTTAGTGCTGTAACGGTAAACTTGATCGTGGCTTTCCTAGGGAATTATGTTGGAGGAGCATTAATGATTGGAATGCTGTACTCATGGTTAAATAAAAATCAAACAGATTACGTGGATTAAATAAATCGATTGTATGAAAAAAGAGACTGGGATATATATCCCAGTCTCTTTTTTCATACAATCGATTATAGTCAATTAAAATTTTTTCTTCGTATCGAACTTTACTTTGCTTAATAAAACGTTAAAAATCAGCAACAGATCAGTCTAGTTACTTAATTTTTGTAGTGCCGCCAGAAATCACTTCAAGCGTCTCGGATGCTATTTCGAGGCGCGCTCCTTCTTGTTTGAATCGTTGGAGGATTTCTGAAGAAATTTTGTCTTTTACGATACGGCGTTCTCGGTAATCGACTGCATATCGGAGACTTATTTCTACCCAATTGTCGTTAAAAGAAAGAAAAACTTGGGTGTCTAAAGAAGCATTTTCTAGTTTGTAGTGTTTCTTCATATTTTCCCAAGCAAGAATAGCTTCTTTGTTGTATTGTCCTGTATGCTTTTCCGCTATCTCTAATAAAAGAGTTTTGGCTAACTTTATATCACTTTCAAAGCGTAATGGAATTATGATTTCATCCCATAAAAATTTAAAATTAGCGGTATAGTTATATACAGGCGAGCTAAAGATATAAGTATTTGCGACACGAACGATTCTACCTGTGTATTGATCACCGTTTACCCATTCTCCAATTTCCATTAAGGTGGTTCGCAATACACCGATATCCACGACATCTCCTTTGATTCCTCCTAGGAGAACTCGATCGCCTGTTTCAAAAAAGTCAGCAAATAAAATCGCAAACCATCCTGCGATACTCATGATTACTTCTCGTAAAGCGTATGTAATTCCAGCCCCAGCCAGGCCGATTGCTGTCGAAAGTCCAGTAAGATTTCTTCCAAAGATATACATAAATAGGACAAATAAAATAAGGTTATTTAGCCAACGAGCAATTTTTCGAGTAACATGCCAATGTCCTGAGTTCTTTAAATTTTCGTACAGACGATTCAAAATAAAGCGACGTGACAGATAAAGAATCATAAAGAACAAAAGAAACCAGATAATATTAACTAGTAAGGGATATGATTCAATAAAGTTACGGATAAATTCCATATGGGTAATTCCTTCCTCTCTATAAAAAGATGTTTATTCGGATTTGTTACCATTATACTATATATTGATTGACAAACGCGAAAAATGAACATTGCCACTTTGAAAAAGAAAGAGGGATATATTCCAGTTTTTTTATTTTCAAAAAATATAGCTAATTATTGACATAAGTTTGAGCTAGGCTTCATAATAAAGGTAAGTAGGAATTAGGATGGGTTAAAGACTTTTTTTTAAAAAGGAGGGTCAATAATGAAATTAGTACAGATAATACAGGGGAAATTTCAAGGACTTATTCAAGCAATCAGACGCTATCCGCTCACTGTCATATTTTTAGTAGCTGTTGCTGGACTCAATGCTTATTTGATTCAACAAGAAACAGATGATTACACGAGATATTTGTATAGCTTTATAGTTGGCGTATTTTTAAGTGTGGTAGCTCAACACCTATATGAAAGTCTCTTTGGAAAAATGTATCAACGGATAGTGTTAATGGTTGGAACACTTCTTTTGACGACTTTATACTATTATACAATTGGAACATCATCTGGTTATGATCTTGAAATGTATGTTAAAACGGGAATTATTATCTTTATACTCACTATTGCGTTTATGTGGATCCCTACTATAAAGAATAGGATCACATTTAATCAAAGTTATCTATCTGCTTTTAAAGCGTTGTTTATAACCTTGTTGTTTACGATGGTTTTATTCGCGGGCATTAATTTGATCATTGTAGCTATTGATCAATTATTATTTTCAGTAGATGAAAAAGTAAATATGCATACTTTTAATTTAATTGGTTCACTTTTTTCACCTATTTTTTTCCTATCCTATACCCCTTTATATGTGAGTAAAAAAGACGAATCCACTCTAACGCCTGAAAAAATTGCTGCTAAGCAGGAACAAATAAAAGAAGATATCTCAGTTCCTAAAGTACTTGAACTATTGATTTCATATATTATTATTCCGTTAACAGCAATTTTCACGATTATCTTATTAATCTACCTTTTACAGAATATCACAGGTGATTTTTGGACAAATAATTTATTAGAGCCAATGTTGGTTTCTTATTCGATCACCGTCATTGTCGTTTATCTTTTAGCTAGTAACATAGAGACTAAATCGGCTGTTCTCTTCAGAAAAATTTTCCCAAAAGTATTGGTCCCAATCGTTTTATTTCAAACCATTTCATCCATTTTGAAGATCCAAGAAACAGGGCTGACACACGGTCGCTACTACGTCATTTTATTTGGATTATTTGCAGTAATTGCAGGATTGATTTTTAGTATTTTGCCTATAAGAAAAAATGGGTGGGTCGCGGTAGTATTGATCGTACTTTCCGTTATTTCCTTGATACCTCCAGTAGATGCTTTTACAGTCAGTCGGGTATCACAGACTAACTTACTAAAGGAAACACTTGAAAAAAATCAAATGTTAGAAGGAAATAGCATCATTCCTAATGCTGATATTCCTAAAGAAGATAAAATTAAAATCAGTCAAACCATTCATTATTTAACCAGCATGGACTATAGTAAAGAAATAGCATTTCTAGAACCCTATGATCAAGAGCTGATCTATCAATTTGAAGAGGTAGTCGGTTTCAAACCTATATATGACGGAATCGATTTTGTAAGCAACCAGCTAACTCAGGACTCTTATCATGCAACATTGGATTGGAATGAAAATCAGCTGATTTCAATTGAGGGTTACGATAAGATGGTCGCGTACTCTTACTATGATTCAAATGAAATTTCAGCTATCGATTTCAAGGTTGAAGATTCAGCTTATACAATTGGTTCCGAGGTGGAAGATGAACAAACGAATCTCGTTTTAACTGATGAAAATGACAAAACGATTTTGAGTATTGATCTTCAAGAGACAATGGAGCAAATCGCTACAACTACACAAACTAAAACTTTACTGACTGTAGAAGAAGCAACTGTAATAACCGGAAATGAACAAGCCGAAATGAAGTTGGTGTTTAGGGCAATTGATTTCTACAATAACCAGTACAATAGTGAGTTTTATCTATTCATTGATATTAAATAAATTAAAAAGCATGGAATCTATCCTCTAGTGGATAAATTCCATGCTTTTTTAGTCAAATCGCTTTCGCTTTGGAGAGCTGGCAATAAAAAGAGCCTCACGGTATTTTGTAACAGTCCTTCGTGATATTTCAATGCCAGCTTTCTTTAAGAGATCCACAAGTTTTTGATCTGACAATGGTTTCTTAGAATCTTCTTCTTGAATAAATAGTTCGATTTTTTTCTTTATTTGGTTAGAAGAAATGGAACCATTACCTTCGATAGAAGTTGTAACCAAAGCATTTGTAAAGAAGTGCTTTAATTCAAATAAACCAAATTCAGTTGTAATGTATTTCCCGTTGATGGCGCGGCTTACTGTAGATTCATGAATATCCAGCTCTTCAGCAATGGTTTTAAGGATCAAGGATTGAATGGGATGATCCTCGGATAAAAAGAAAGATTTTTGTGCGTGTACAATGGCAATACCGATTTTAAGAATGGTATCTTCCCGTTGGATAAGGGTGTTTTTTAGCCACTCATATTCAGATTGCTTTTCTTTTATAAACATAGCTACTTCTTTATCCTTAATAACGCTTAATTCCTCATAATAATCTTTTTGGAAAACGATAACTGGAAGACCTGATTTAACAGAACTCACTATAATTTGTTGATCATCGGTTATCTTAACAGATAGATCCGGGCGAATGTATTGAGTAGGAGCATTTGAAAAAAGTGCTCCAGGATGAGGTGTGAGAGTTTTAATAAAATCAGAAACTTCTTGAACATCATGTAATGATATAGCATAACGCTTTGCAATGTGGTCCCATTTCCGATTAGCAAAAGCTTCAAATTCTTCTTCAAGGATCAGATATGCAAGATCCGGGGCCTCATCATTTCGTTCTGTTTGAAGCATTAAGCACTCTTGCAAATTTCTAGCGCCTACACCAGCAGGTTCTAACTGTTGTAAAAGAGTCAATGCATCGAGTAACTGAAGTGAGTCAGCTTGAGTTCGAGTGATGGCATCCTCCAACGAAAGAGTTAAGTAGCCATTATTATCAAGGTATTGAGCTAGCCAAATGATTAAATCACGTAAGGTAGTTTCTCTGAAAGATAAATGGATTTGATCGATAACTGCGGAATAAAGAGAAGTAGTCGAAATCACTGCTAGTGTATCCCATATAGAACCGCTAGTTGATTGATCTGTTCTGGATTGATTGCTATTGTATTTTTGTGGTAAAGTTCCTTGGGTTTTTGGTGTTGATTTAACTGAAATAGAAATAAGAGGATTTTCTAAGGACTTCTGTTTTAAAAAATCAACTAAATCTTTACGGTTGTATTGCAGCATTTGAATGGCCTGTTGCAATTGGGGCGTCATAGTTAATTGCTGTTTTTGTAATTGAGTGTAATTTTGTTCGAAATTCAAAATGGTTTCACCTCTATTAGCAATAAGATTTGATATGTTCATCATAGCATATCGAACTTTAAATGAGAATAATCTAAAAGAAAGAAAAAATCGAAATGAAATAGTGTGGAAAAATTTTCACAACTAGCTTAGGAGTGGCTAACAGTCAATTGGATGATTATAATTAAAGTGAAG
This genomic window contains:
- a CDS encoding formate/nitrite transporter family protein; amino-acid sequence: METQNTGLMYNIEKSVMKKQSLYDNSKSRYFVRAMLACLFLTLGTAVAVMIGQSGEEIAPGLGKMLYAFMFSWSLVMIIYMNAELGTSNMMYMTIAMQRKWLKPKKALAILFYCVLFNLIGGIIASLVISFTYKFHALPSDHFLFTAVAGKLAKTPVQVFSEGIFANIIVNTAVYCTIRMKDDAGKIIAMIFIIFIFAYLGFEHVIANFSSFSLAFFASGGTVPGMTFSAVTVNLIVAFLGNYVGGALMIGMLYSWLNKNQTDYVD
- a CDS encoding mechanosensitive ion channel family protein, whose translation is MEFIRNFIESYPLLVNIIWFLLFFMILYLSRRFILNRLYENLKNSGHWHVTRKIARWLNNLILFVLFMYIFGRNLTGLSTAIGLAGAGITYALREVIMSIAGWFAILFADFFETGDRVLLGGIKGDVVDIGVLRTTLMEIGEWVNGDQYTGRIVRVANTYIFSSPVYNYTANFKFLWDEIIIPLRFESDIKLAKTLLLEIAEKHTGQYNKEAILAWENMKKHYKLENASLDTQVFLSFNDNWVEISLRYAVDYRERRIVKDKISSEILQRFKQEGARLEIASETLEVISGGTTKIK
- a CDS encoding DUF4153 domain-containing protein yields the protein MKLVQIIQGKFQGLIQAIRRYPLTVIFLVAVAGLNAYLIQQETDDYTRYLYSFIVGVFLSVVAQHLYESLFGKMYQRIVLMVGTLLLTTLYYYTIGTSSGYDLEMYVKTGIIIFILTIAFMWIPTIKNRITFNQSYLSAFKALFITLLFTMVLFAGINLIIVAIDQLLFSVDEKVNMHTFNLIGSLFSPIFFLSYTPLYVSKKDESTLTPEKIAAKQEQIKEDISVPKVLELLISYIIIPLTAIFTIILLIYLLQNITGDFWTNNLLEPMLVSYSITVIVVYLLASNIETKSAVLFRKIFPKVLVPIVLFQTISSILKIQETGLTHGRYYVILFGLFAVIAGLIFSILPIRKNGWVAVVLIVLSVISLIPPVDAFTVSRVSQTNLLKETLEKNQMLEGNSIIPNADIPKEDKIKISQTIHYLTSMDYSKEIAFLEPYDQELIYQFEEVVGFKPIYDGIDFVSNQLTQDSYHATLDWNENQLISIEGYDKMVAYSYYDSNEISAIDFKVEDSAYTIGSEVEDEQTNLVLTDENDKTILSIDLQETMEQIATTTQTKTLLTVEEATVITGNEQAEMKLVFRAIDFYNNQYNSEFYLFIDIK
- the rpoN gene encoding RNA polymerase factor sigma-54, with protein sequence MNFEQNYTQLQKQQLTMTPQLQQAIQMLQYNRKDLVDFLKQKSLENPLISISVKSTPKTQGTLPQKYNSNQSRTDQSTSGSIWDTLAVISTTSLYSAVIDQIHLSFRETTLRDLIIWLAQYLDNNGYLTLSLEDAITRTQADSLQLLDALTLLQQLEPAGVGARNLQECLMLQTERNDEAPDLAYLILEEEFEAFANRKWDHIAKRYAISLHDVQEVSDFIKTLTPHPGALFSNAPTQYIRPDLSVKITDDQQIIVSSVKSGLPVIVFQKDYYEELSVIKDKEVAMFIKEKQSEYEWLKNTLIQREDTILKIGIAIVHAQKSFFLSEDHPIQSLILKTIAEELDIHESTVSRAINGKYITTEFGLFELKHFFTNALVTTSIEGNGSISSNQIKKKIELFIQEEDSKKPLSDQKLVDLLKKAGIEISRRTVTKYREALFIASSPKRKRFD